From Pseudomonas fluorescens, one genomic window encodes:
- a CDS encoding MFS transporter — translation MSEQAQAVAGTLSTGTSKETQKVIFASSLGTVFEWYDFFLYGALAAVISKQFFAGVNDTTAFIFALMAFAAGFVVRPFGALVFGRLGDMIGRKYTFLATIILMGVATFAVGLLPTYASIGIAAPIILVVLRMLQGLALGGEYGGAATYVAEHAPIGKRGFHTSWIQSTATLGLLLSLLVVLGCRYFTGDQFEVWGWRIPFLLSIVLLGISTWIRLSLHESPAFLKMKEEGKSCKAPIRESFGNWQNLKVVLIALFSINAGQAVTFYAAQFYVLFFLTQFLKMDPALANTLLIISVVIGAPFFIFFGWLSDRVGRKPILMLGLLLATVLYFPIFKSLAHYANPAIDRASQQAPITVLADPATCTFQFDPVGKARFDSPCDKVKTFLVKQGLPYSSVAAPAGSGVQVSIGEIKIDGYDEAALRGAVTLAGYPQAADAQQVNKGMIVALIVALIIISAMCYGPLAALMVELFPTRIRYTSMSLPYHIGNGWFGGFLPTVSFALVVYTGDIFYGLWYPVLITAVSLVVGMLCLRETKDVDLEKN, via the coding sequence ATGTCAGAGCAAGCGCAAGCAGTCGCCGGCACGCTCAGTACCGGCACCAGCAAGGAAACCCAGAAAGTCATCTTCGCCTCGTCCCTGGGGACGGTGTTCGAGTGGTATGACTTCTTTCTCTACGGCGCCCTCGCGGCGGTGATCAGCAAGCAGTTCTTTGCCGGGGTCAACGACACCACGGCCTTCATCTTCGCGCTGATGGCGTTCGCCGCCGGCTTTGTCGTGCGCCCCTTCGGCGCGCTGGTGTTCGGCCGTCTCGGCGACATGATCGGGCGTAAATACACCTTCCTCGCCACCATCATCCTGATGGGCGTGGCGACCTTTGCCGTCGGTCTGCTCCCTACCTACGCCAGCATCGGCATCGCTGCACCGATCATCCTGGTGGTGCTGCGCATGCTCCAGGGCTTGGCCCTGGGCGGCGAATACGGCGGCGCCGCAACCTACGTCGCCGAACATGCACCGATCGGCAAACGCGGTTTCCATACCAGCTGGATTCAATCCACCGCGACCCTGGGGCTGTTGCTGTCATTGCTGGTGGTGCTCGGCTGCCGTTACTTCACCGGTGACCAGTTCGAAGTCTGGGGCTGGCGCATCCCGTTCCTGCTGTCGATCGTGCTGCTGGGCATTTCTACCTGGATTCGCCTGAGCCTGCATGAGTCGCCGGCCTTCCTGAAAATGAAAGAGGAAGGCAAGTCCTGCAAGGCACCGATCCGCGAGTCGTTCGGCAACTGGCAGAACCTCAAGGTGGTGCTGATTGCCCTGTTCAGCATCAATGCCGGGCAAGCCGTGACCTTCTATGCGGCGCAGTTCTACGTGCTGTTTTTCCTGACCCAGTTCCTCAAGATGGACCCGGCACTTGCCAATACCTTGCTGATTATCAGCGTGGTGATCGGCGCGCCATTTTTCATCTTCTTCGGCTGGCTGTCCGACCGGGTCGGGCGCAAGCCGATCCTGATGCTCGGCCTGCTGCTGGCCACCGTGCTGTACTTCCCGATCTTCAAATCCCTGGCCCACTACGCCAACCCGGCCATCGACCGGGCCAGCCAACAGGCGCCAATCACCGTACTGGCCGATCCGGCCACCTGCACCTTCCAGTTCGACCCGGTGGGCAAGGCGCGCTTCGATAGCCCTTGCGACAAGGTCAAGACCTTCCTGGTCAAGCAGGGCCTGCCTTACAGCAGCGTTGCCGCGCCAGCTGGCAGCGGCGTGCAAGTGAGCATCGGCGAGATCAAAATCGATGGCTATGACGAAGCCGCCTTGCGCGGTGCGGTAACCCTGGCCGGCTACCCGCAGGCGGCTGACGCCCAGCAAGTGAACAAAGGAATGATCGTCGCCCTGATCGTCGCCCTGATCATCATTTCCGCCATGTGCTACGGCCCGCTGGCGGCGCTGATGGTCGAACTGTTCCCGACGCGCATCCGCTACACCTCAATGTCCCTGCCTTACCACATCGGCAACGGCTGGTTCGGCGGCTTCCTGCCCACCGTGTCCTTTGCCCTGGTGGTGTACACCGGCGATATCTTCTACGGCCTGTGGTACCCGGTGCTGATTACGGCAGTGAGCCTGGTGGTGGGCATGTTGTGCCTGCGTGAAACCAAGGATGTCGATCTGGAAAAAAACTGA
- a CDS encoding LysR family transcriptional regulator, whose protein sequence is MFDWNDLRFFLELQRSGRLLTAAKRLKTTHATVARHIEAIEQSLGTALFVQHAQGYQLTPAGEALLKHAEAMENVALQAQEEITQSSAPLGKIRLGVTEGLGIMFLASRMQGLFERYPGLEVELVAVPRFVSILNREAEISIHLERPAADMLVTRKLTDYRLALYASQDYLDRAPPLRSREDLGQHAWIGYVDDLLYSQELMFLNSFCRNPRVVFHSTSVIAQQQAARAGLGIAVLPCYLASGDPQLVALLPAERIQRSYWMSTRRELHKSVRLRLLWDYVVQLCDSEQGLLLGPDL, encoded by the coding sequence ATGTTCGACTGGAATGACTTACGGTTTTTTCTCGAATTGCAGCGCAGCGGGCGGCTGCTGACGGCGGCCAAGCGCCTGAAAACCACCCACGCCACGGTGGCACGGCACATCGAAGCGATCGAACAGAGCCTCGGTACCGCGTTGTTCGTCCAGCACGCCCAGGGTTACCAACTGACGCCGGCCGGCGAAGCCCTGCTTAAACACGCCGAGGCCATGGAAAACGTGGCCTTACAGGCCCAAGAGGAAATCACCCAGTCGAGCGCGCCCCTGGGCAAGATTCGCCTGGGGGTGACCGAAGGCCTGGGCATCATGTTCCTCGCCAGCCGCATGCAAGGACTGTTCGAACGTTACCCGGGGCTTGAGGTGGAGTTGGTGGCGGTGCCGCGCTTTGTCAGCATTCTCAACCGCGAAGCCGAGATCAGCATCCATCTGGAGCGCCCGGCGGCGGACATGCTGGTGACCCGCAAACTCACCGATTACCGTCTGGCGCTGTACGCCAGTCAAGACTATCTCGACCGTGCGCCGCCGCTGCGCAGTCGCGAAGACCTAGGCCAGCATGCCTGGATCGGTTATGTCGACGACCTGCTGTATAGCCAGGAATTGATGTTCCTCAACAGCTTCTGTCGCAACCCCAGGGTGGTGTTCCACAGCACCAGCGTGATCGCCCAACAACAGGCGGCACGCGCCGGCCTGGGCATCGCGGTGCTGCCGTGCTATCTGGCCAGCGGCGACCCGCAGTTGGTAGCGTTACTCCCTGCCGAGCGCATCCAGCGCAGTTACTGGATGAGTACCCGGCGCGAGTTGCACAAATCGGTACGCCTGCGCCTGCTCTGGGATTACGTCGTGCAACTGTGTGACTCGGAACAGGGCCTGTTGCTCGGGCCGGATCTTTAG
- a CDS encoding DNA alkylation repair protein: MSDSQSAPALKEIFNAERFAHIADEVRAVYPRFDRKAFLDMANDGLAQRSVMQRMARTSECLHAVLGLDYEQALEVLEALAPRLNSGFVSMFLADYVATYGAHDFARSMEALKYFTRFGSSEFAVRHFLRSDLQRGLALMHEWSLDNNEHVRRLASEGSRPRLPWSFRLEAVQADPSLAASILDNLKRDSSLYVRKSVANHLNDITKDHPAWALDVIEGWSLEDPRTAWIAKHALRSLIKQGDLRALTVIGAGAKPQVKIHRLKVEPAVISLGEGITLSLELQSTADQDQRLVVDYAIEYVKASGATSAKVFKLKGLALPAHARQTLSRAQQIRDMTTRKHYAGSHAVHIMVNGERLASTAFEIRD, from the coding sequence ATGAGTGATAGCCAATCCGCACCGGCGCTGAAGGAAATCTTCAACGCCGAACGTTTCGCCCATATCGCCGACGAAGTGCGCGCCGTGTATCCGCGTTTCGATCGTAAAGCGTTCCTCGACATGGCCAACGACGGTCTGGCGCAACGTTCGGTGATGCAGCGCATGGCGCGCACCAGCGAGTGCCTGCATGCCGTGCTGGGCCTGGACTACGAGCAGGCCCTGGAGGTGCTCGAGGCGCTGGCTCCACGACTCAACAGCGGTTTCGTCAGCATGTTCCTCGCCGACTACGTGGCAACCTACGGCGCCCATGACTTCGCCCGCTCCATGGAGGCGCTGAAGTATTTCACCCGTTTTGGTTCTTCAGAGTTTGCCGTTCGGCATTTTCTGCGCAGTGATTTGCAGCGCGGCTTGGCGCTAATGCATGAATGGTCGCTGGACAATAACGAGCATGTCCGTCGCCTCGCCAGCGAAGGCAGCCGGCCACGCCTGCCCTGGTCGTTTCGCCTCGAAGCGGTGCAGGCTGATCCGTCGCTGGCGGCGTCGATTCTCGACAACCTCAAGCGCGACAGCAGCCTGTACGTGCGCAAATCGGTGGCCAACCACCTCAACGACATCACCAAGGACCATCCGGCCTGGGCCCTCGACGTTATTGAAGGCTGGTCACTGGAAGACCCACGCACCGCCTGGATCGCCAAACACGCCCTGCGCAGCCTGATCAAACAGGGTGATTTGCGGGCGCTGACGGTCATCGGTGCCGGGGCCAAGCCGCAAGTGAAGATTCACAGGCTCAAGGTCGAGCCAGCAGTGATCAGCCTCGGCGAGGGCATCACCCTGTCGCTCGAACTGCAATCCACCGCCGACCAGGACCAGCGCCTGGTGGTGGATTACGCCATCGAGTACGTCAAGGCTTCCGGCGCGACCTCGGCCAAGGTGTTCAAGCTCAAGGGCCTGGCCCTGCCCGCTCACGCCCGCCAGACTTTGAGCCGCGCCCAGCAGATTCGCGACATGACCACCCGCAAGCACTATGCCGGCAGCCACGCGGTGCACATCATGGTCAATGGTGAGCGACTGGCGAGCACCGCCTTCGAAATCCGCGACTAA
- a CDS encoding monovalent cation:proton antiporter-2 (CPA2) family protein, translating to MHEEGSLLQAAVVFLFAAVLTVPLAKRLQLGAVLGYLLAGLIIGPSVLGLIGNPQSVMHISELGVVLLLFIIGLELSPRRLWVMRKAVFGVGLAQVLLTASLIGVLAFYVFGQKLNSAIVLGLGLALSSTALGLQSLAERKELTSPHGRLAFAILLFQDIAAIPLIAMVPALAGRSDTTTTAEEINHALQVFGSIAVVVVGGRYLLRPVFRIVAKSGLPEVSTATALLVVIGTAWLMDEVGVSMALGAFLAGLLLADSEYRHELEAQIEPFKGLLLGLFFMSVGMGANLDLLFSAPLAVLGMTLLLISVKLPLLYLVGSLAGGLNRLSAIRLGVVLAAGGEFAFVVFKMGRDHNLFDARLYDMQVLTITLSMAITPLLMLMCARLAKTKVEPVAVPPHLREIDTDAPRVVIAGMGRMGQIVARILRAQKIEFVALDTSVETIELSRSFGGVPVFYGDPMRPEILSAAKVGEAEFFIIATDDPQTNIKTAELVRKLYPHMKIIARARNRQHVHRLMDLGADAVRETYYSSLEMSRRTLRGLGLSQAQADARIKLFSHHDEQVLEAQHAIYDDAAKVLQTAQESRAELARLFEADQIQDDAGKRL from the coding sequence ATGCACGAGGAAGGAAGCCTGTTGCAGGCCGCCGTGGTTTTTCTGTTTGCCGCCGTACTCACGGTACCGCTGGCCAAACGCCTGCAACTGGGCGCTGTGCTCGGTTACCTTCTGGCCGGTCTGATCATCGGGCCGTCGGTGCTCGGCTTGATCGGCAACCCGCAAAGCGTGATGCACATTTCCGAGCTGGGCGTGGTGTTGCTGTTGTTCATCATTGGCCTGGAGTTGTCGCCACGACGTCTGTGGGTGATGCGTAAGGCGGTGTTCGGCGTCGGCCTGGCCCAGGTGCTGCTGACCGCCTCGTTGATCGGCGTACTGGCGTTCTACGTGTTTGGCCAGAAACTCAACAGTGCCATCGTGCTCGGTCTTGGTCTGGCGTTGTCGTCTACGGCCCTGGGCCTGCAAAGCCTGGCCGAACGCAAGGAGCTGACCAGCCCCCACGGGCGCCTGGCCTTTGCCATCCTGCTGTTCCAGGACATCGCGGCAATCCCGCTGATCGCCATGGTCCCGGCCCTGGCCGGCCGCAGCGACACCACGACCACCGCCGAAGAAATCAACCATGCCCTGCAAGTGTTCGGCAGCATTGCCGTGGTGGTGGTCGGCGGGCGCTACCTGTTGCGCCCAGTGTTTCGCATCGTCGCCAAAAGCGGCTTGCCGGAGGTTTCTACCGCCACCGCCTTGCTGGTGGTGATCGGCACCGCCTGGCTGATGGACGAGGTAGGCGTGTCGATGGCCCTCGGCGCATTTCTCGCCGGCTTGCTGCTGGCCGACTCAGAGTACCGTCACGAACTGGAAGCGCAGATCGAGCCGTTCAAGGGCCTGCTGCTCGGGCTGTTCTTCATGAGTGTGGGCATGGGTGCCAACCTCGATTTGCTGTTCAGCGCGCCGCTCGCCGTGCTGGGCATGACCCTGCTGCTGATTTCGGTAAAACTGCCGCTGCTGTACCTGGTCGGCAGCCTCGCCGGCGGCCTCAACCGCTTGAGCGCGATACGCCTGGGGGTGGTGCTGGCTGCCGGCGGCGAGTTCGCCTTCGTGGTGTTCAAGATGGGCCGCGACCATAATCTGTTCGATGCAAGGCTGTATGACATGCAGGTGCTGACGATTACCCTGTCGATGGCGATCACCCCGCTGTTGATGCTGATGTGCGCCCGTCTGGCGAAAACCAAGGTCGAACCGGTGGCCGTGCCGCCGCACCTGCGCGAGATCGACACCGACGCGCCGCGGGTGGTGATTGCCGGCATGGGCCGTATGGGGCAGATCGTCGCGCGGATCCTGCGGGCGCAGAAAATCGAATTCGTCGCCCTCGACACGTCGGTGGAGACCATCGAGTTGTCGCGCAGCTTCGGTGGCGTGCCGGTGTTCTACGGCGACCCGATGCGCCCGGAAATCCTCAGCGCGGCCAAGGTCGGCGAAGCGGAGTTCTTCATCATCGCCACCGACGATCCGCAAACCAACATCAAGACCGCCGAACTGGTGCGCAAGCTCTACCCGCACATGAAAATCATCGCCCGCGCCCGCAACCGCCAGCACGTGCACCGTTTGATGGACCTCGGTGCCGACGCCGTGCGCGAAACCTACTACTCCAGCCTGGAAATGAGCCGCCGCACCCTGCGCGGCCTGGGTTTGAGCCAGGCCCAGGCCGACGCGCGGATCAAGCTGTTCAGCCATCACGATGAACAGGTCCTGGAAGCCCAGCACGCGATCTACGACGACGCGGCCAAGGTGCTGCAAACCGCCCAGGAGTCACGCGCCGAGTTGGCGCGCTTGTTCGAGGCCGACCAGATCCAGGACGATGCCGGAAAACGCCTGTGA
- a CDS encoding metal-binding protein — protein MHTEIVQGYCLICGSYGRLSWDHVPPQGSISINKVEQVHLTEIMGVDPVPVKGVKSPNGSKFKTICKSCNSNHLGANDQEVARVYKELTKLVAHYFTYANSPLSYVTLPFDAVRFCRAMIGHVLSATTVDECKREPVDAPYFTPLQKFVMGDDAAIENTHDLYCWFYPHRHHLSAKMFGCWNHGNLCMISVLSFFPLAFSITEKGKGIYPSGATKVELTDDRLFVNLSSGHFPYSGFPLIGLSGNQMMAMSSAQAIVSYPIKG, from the coding sequence ATGCACACTGAGATTGTCCAAGGCTACTGTTTGATATGTGGTAGCTACGGCAGGCTCAGTTGGGATCATGTACCGCCACAGGGTAGCATTTCAATCAATAAGGTTGAGCAAGTGCATTTGACTGAAATAATGGGGGTTGATCCGGTCCCAGTCAAAGGCGTGAAGTCGCCAAATGGCAGCAAATTCAAAACCATTTGCAAGAGTTGCAATAGCAATCATCTAGGTGCAAATGACCAAGAAGTGGCAAGGGTCTACAAGGAGCTTACCAAGCTTGTGGCTCATTACTTCACCTACGCTAATAGCCCTCTTAGCTACGTCACGCTTCCATTTGATGCTGTGCGCTTTTGTCGTGCAATGATTGGCCACGTTCTCTCGGCCACCACGGTTGATGAGTGTAAAAGAGAACCGGTGGATGCGCCATATTTCACACCGCTGCAAAAGTTTGTTATGGGTGATGATGCTGCAATAGAAAACACTCACGATTTGTATTGTTGGTTTTATCCTCATCGCCATCACTTGAGTGCCAAGATGTTTGGTTGCTGGAATCATGGGAATCTATGCATGATCAGTGTGCTTTCATTCTTCCCGCTTGCATTTTCCATTACCGAAAAGGGCAAAGGAATTTACCCATCTGGTGCCACTAAAGTAGAGCTTACTGACGACCGACTTTTTGTGAACCTGTCTTCAGGGCATTTCCCATATTCGGGCTTCCCACTCATTGGCTTGTCAGGCAACCAGATGATGGCGATGTCTAGTGCTCAGGCCATTGTTAGCTATCCAATCAAAGGATGA
- a CDS encoding LysE family translocator yields MHSYGLFLLFATLTVLSPGPGVLLTLSNALRHGFWGALPGILGIASGAFVVAAISATSVGLVLSTSAQAFTVLKYAGAAYLLYLGIKSWRGGNFSARLHARPSRPGYRFLEAASIQFLNPKAIFFFLAVFPQFIDPGLAFRPQFLALVGSYAVVVILVHSGYALLANAAKGWLSSEKGAWIAAKVSGVTFTGFGLLMASASR; encoded by the coding sequence ATGCACAGCTACGGATTGTTTCTGTTGTTCGCCACCCTGACGGTCCTCAGCCCGGGACCAGGCGTGCTGCTGACCCTGTCGAATGCCCTGCGCCATGGTTTCTGGGGCGCGTTGCCGGGAATCCTCGGCATTGCCTCAGGCGCCTTTGTCGTCGCGGCCATCAGTGCCACCAGCGTCGGCCTGGTCCTCAGCACTTCGGCCCAGGCCTTTACCGTATTGAAGTACGCCGGCGCCGCTTACCTGCTGTACCTGGGTATCAAAAGCTGGCGTGGCGGCAACTTCAGTGCGCGCCTGCATGCCCGCCCCTCCCGGCCGGGCTATCGGTTCCTCGAAGCCGCGTCGATCCAGTTTCTCAATCCCAAGGCGATTTTCTTTTTCCTCGCCGTGTTTCCGCAATTCATCGACCCGGGCCTGGCGTTTCGCCCGCAGTTCCTGGCCCTGGTCGGTTCATACGCGGTGGTGGTGATTCTGGTACACAGCGGCTACGCCCTGCTGGCGAATGCCGCCAAAGGCTGGCTGTCGAGCGAAAAAGGTGCCTGGATCGCGGCGAAAGTCTCGGGCGTGACCTTCACCGGATTTGGTCTGTTGATGGCCTCGGCCAGTCGCTGA
- a CDS encoding LysR substrate-binding domain-containing protein, whose protein sequence is MNPLPPLNAVRAFAVAARHQSFSLAAEELHVSHSAVSRHIKLLEAHLGVLLFERRVRQSLLTPAGQRFYEQVSAGLEQIAQGAAALKQQAARPTVKINVRPSFALLWLEPRLHDFTARHPHITPQVITQTLAPDQARDEFDVVIRRGRDDWAPGLDAQPLFTDELVLVAAPSLLARQGLADFHALAQHSLLTAKARREDWHNWAMYLGQARPIGQQTRQFEHMHRVLEATVEGQGVALCPTSLLGSHLASGRLVCPLPALRMPLPDYYFAVAGSGSAQARLFVDWLVAQPVCLEQVGQGSTQPAQP, encoded by the coding sequence ATGAATCCATTACCCCCCTTAAATGCCGTTCGTGCCTTCGCCGTTGCCGCACGTCACCAGAGCTTCAGCCTGGCGGCCGAGGAGCTGCATGTCAGCCACAGCGCAGTCAGCCGTCATATCAAATTGCTGGAAGCGCACCTCGGTGTGCTGCTGTTCGAACGGCGCGTGCGTCAATCGCTGCTGACGCCCGCCGGCCAGCGCTTTTATGAGCAGGTCAGCGCCGGTCTTGAACAAATTGCCCAGGGGGCGGCTGCGTTGAAGCAGCAGGCCGCGAGGCCGACGGTGAAGATCAACGTCCGCCCATCCTTTGCCTTGCTGTGGCTGGAGCCCCGGTTGCACGACTTCACTGCACGCCATCCGCATATCACCCCGCAGGTCATTACCCAGACACTGGCCCCGGATCAGGCGCGCGATGAGTTTGACGTGGTGATTCGCCGCGGTCGCGATGACTGGGCCCCCGGGCTGGATGCCCAACCCTTGTTTACCGACGAACTGGTGCTGGTGGCAGCGCCTTCGCTGCTGGCCCGCCAGGGCCTGGCGGATTTCCATGCGCTGGCGCAGCACAGTTTGCTCACGGCCAAGGCGCGTCGTGAGGATTGGCACAACTGGGCGATGTACCTGGGGCAGGCCCGTCCGATCGGCCAACAAACGCGCCAGTTCGAGCACATGCACCGGGTGCTGGAAGCCACGGTCGAGGGGCAGGGCGTGGCCTTGTGTCCGACCTCATTGCTCGGCAGCCATCTGGCCAGCGGTCGCCTGGTCTGCCCGCTGCCGGCGTTGCGCATGCCGCTGCCGGACTATTACTTCGCGGTTGCCGGGTCGGGGTCGGCGCAGGCGCGGCTGTTTGTCGACTGGCTGGTGGCCCAGCCGGTCTGCCTGGAGCAGGTTGGGCAAGGGTCAACGCAACCAGCGCAGCCATAA
- a CDS encoding branched-chain amino acid aminotransferase, whose amino-acid sequence MGNESINWDTLGFDYIKTDKRYLSHFRNGEWDKGSLTDDNVLHISEGSTALHYGQQCFEGLKAYRCKDGSINLFRPDQNAQRMQRSCARLLMPFVETEQFIEACKAVVRANERFIPPYGTGGALYLRPFVIGVGDNIGVRTAPEFIFSIFAIPVGAYFKGGLTPHNFLISSFDRAAPQGTGAAKVGGNYAASLMPGSEAKKAKFADAIYLDPMTHSKIEEVGSANFFGITHDDKFVTPKSPSVLPGITRLSLIELAKSRLGLEVVEGDVLIDKLSDFKEAGACGTAAVITPIGGISYKDHLHVFHSETEVGPITQKLYKELTGVQTGDVEAPAGWIVKV is encoded by the coding sequence ATGGGTAACGAGAGCATCAATTGGGACACGCTGGGTTTTGACTACATCAAGACTGACAAGCGCTATCTGTCGCACTTTCGCAATGGCGAGTGGGACAAAGGCAGCCTGACCGACGACAATGTGCTGCACATCAGCGAAGGCTCCACCGCTCTGCACTACGGCCAGCAATGCTTCGAAGGCCTGAAGGCCTATCGTTGCAAAGACGGCTCGATCAACCTGTTCCGCCCGGACCAGAACGCCCAGCGCATGCAACGCAGCTGTGCGCGCCTGCTGATGCCGTTCGTCGAAACCGAACAGTTCATCGAAGCCTGCAAGGCCGTGGTTCGCGCCAACGAGCGTTTCATTCCGCCTTACGGCACTGGCGGCGCGCTGTACCTGCGTCCGTTCGTGATCGGCGTCGGTGACAACATCGGCGTGCGCACTGCACCCGAGTTCATCTTCTCGATCTTCGCCATCCCGGTCGGTGCCTACTTCAAGGGCGGCCTGACCCCGCACAACTTCCTGATCTCCAGCTTCGACCGTGCCGCTCCCCAGGGCACCGGCGCGGCCAAGGTCGGTGGCAACTACGCCGCCAGCCTGATGCCAGGTTCGGAAGCGAAGAAGGCGAAATTCGCCGACGCCATCTACCTCGACCCGATGACCCACTCGAAAATCGAGGAAGTCGGTTCGGCCAACTTCTTCGGTATCACCCACGACGACAAGTTCGTGACGCCGAAGTCGCCATCGGTCCTGCCGGGCATCACCCGCCTGTCGTTGATCGAGCTGGCGAAATCGCGCCTGGGCCTGGAAGTGGTCGAAGGCGACGTGCTGATCGACAAGCTGTCGGACTTCAAGGAAGCCGGCGCCTGCGGTACTGCTGCGGTGATCACGCCAATCGGCGGTATCAGCTACAAAGACCACCTGCACGTGTTCCATAGCGAAACCGAAGTCGGCCCGATCACCCAGAAGCTCTACAAAGAGCTGACTGGTGTGCAGACCGGCGACGTCGAAGCGCCAGCGGGCTGGATCGTCAAGGTCTAA
- the lpdA gene encoding dihydrolipoyl dehydrogenase: protein MQTLNTTLLIIGGGPGGYVAAIRAGQLGINTILVEGQALGGTCLNIGCIPSKALIHVAEQFHQTQKHNQYSALGITVAAPSLDISKSVEWKDGIVDRLTTGVAALLKKHKVQVIHGWAKIVDGKTVDVGDTRIQCEHLLLATGSKSVNLPMLPIGGPIISSTEALAPKSLPKRLIVVGGGYIGLELGIAYRKLGAEVSVVEAQERILPAYDAELTQPVQEELKKLGVKLYLKHSVQGFDSKDNTLQVLDQNGHTLNLETDQVLVAVGRKPNTQGWNLEALNLQMNGAAILIDNRCQTSMRNVYAIGDLSGEPMLAHRAMAQGEMVAELISGKSREFNPTAIAAVCFTDPELVVVGKTPDDAKAAGLDCIVANFPFAANGRAMTLESKSGFVRVVARRDNHLIVGWQAVGVGVSELSTAFGQSLEMGARLEDIAGTIHAHPTLGEAVQEAALRALGHALHL, encoded by the coding sequence ATGCAGACTCTGAACACCACGCTGCTGATCATCGGCGGCGGTCCCGGCGGTTACGTGGCGGCGATTCGCGCCGGCCAGTTGGGGATCAACACCATCCTGGTCGAAGGCCAGGCGCTGGGCGGCACTTGCCTGAACATCGGCTGCATTCCCTCGAAAGCGCTGATCCATGTCGCCGAACAGTTTCACCAGACTCAAAAGCACAATCAGTATTCGGCGCTGGGCATCACTGTCGCTGCGCCGAGCCTCGACATCAGCAAGAGCGTCGAGTGGAAGGACGGCATCGTTGATCGCCTGACCACCGGCGTCGCCGCCCTGCTGAAAAAACACAAGGTCCAGGTGATTCATGGCTGGGCCAAAATCGTTGATGGCAAGACCGTCGACGTCGGCGACACGCGGATCCAGTGCGAACACCTGCTGCTGGCTACCGGCTCGAAATCTGTCAATCTGCCGATGCTGCCAATCGGTGGACCGATCATCTCTTCTACCGAAGCCCTGGCGCCCAAAAGCCTGCCAAAACGCCTGATCGTGGTCGGCGGCGGCTACATCGGCCTGGAGCTGGGAATTGCCTATCGCAAGCTGGGCGCCGAGGTCAGCGTGGTCGAAGCCCAGGAGCGCATCCTGCCGGCTTACGACGCTGAACTGACCCAGCCGGTACAGGAAGAGCTGAAAAAGCTCGGTGTGAAGCTTTACTTGAAACATAGCGTTCAAGGCTTTGATTCAAAAGACAATACCTTGCAAGTTCTGGATCAGAATGGCCACACCTTGAACCTGGAGACCGACCAGGTGCTGGTGGCGGTGGGCCGCAAGCCCAACACCCAGGGCTGGAATCTGGAAGCGCTGAACCTGCAAATGAATGGCGCGGCGATCCTGATCGATAACCGTTGCCAGACCAGCATGCGCAATGTCTACGCCATTGGCGACCTGAGTGGCGAACCGATGCTCGCGCACCGCGCCATGGCTCAGGGTGAGATGGTCGCGGAGCTGATCAGCGGCAAATCCCGGGAGTTCAACCCGACGGCGATTGCCGCGGTGTGCTTCACCGATCCGGAACTGGTGGTGGTCGGCAAGACCCCGGACGACGCCAAGGCCGCCGGCCTGGACTGCATCGTCGCGAACTTCCCGTTCGCCGCCAATGGCCGGGCGATGACCCTGGAATCGAAAAGCGGCTTCGTGCGCGTGGTCGCCCGCCGCGACAATCACCTGATTGTCGGCTGGCAGGCGGTAGGCGTCGGGGTTTCGGAGTTGTCCACCGCCTTCGGCCAGAGCCTGGAAATGGGCGCACGCCTGGAAGACATCGCCGGCACCATCCATGCCCACCCGACACTAGGTGAGGCGGTGCAGGAAGCGGCGTTGCGGGCACTTGGCCACGCACTGCACCTGTAA